TCCGCCGCGTGTTCTCAATCAGGTCGTTGGTCAGGATGTTCTGCATCAACTGCAGGGCCTCGTTGAAGAGGAACTTCGCCTCCACGCCGGGGTGCTCGCGCTCGACCGTGTTGTAGCAGCGCTTGAGGATGCGGACGTTCTCGCGGATGTGCTCGATCTCGAGCAGGCCCGACTCTACCCCGTCGTCGAGATCCGCCGTCAGGTAGGCGATCTCGTCGGCGAGATCGATGATCTGGGCTTCGAGTGGCGGAGACTGGTCGAGAAAATACTCGGCCAGCTCGGGGTGGTCGAAGGCGAGATAGTCGCGCGAGTGCTTGATGATGCCTTCGCGGACGCCGAGGGTCAGGTTCAGGCCGCGGTGGGCGGCGTAGCGTTGCTCGAAGTGCTCCACGATGCGCAGGGCGTGCAGGTTGTGATCGAAGCGGCGGCCGTGCTTTTGCAGGCAGCGGTCGAGGGCGCGCTCGCCCGCGTGGCCGAAGGGGGGATGGCCGATGTCGTGTACCAGGGCCAGGACTTCGGCGAGGTCTTCGTTCAGACCGAGTGCCGCCGCCACGCTGCGGGCTATCTGGACGACCTCGATGGTGTGGGTTAGGCGCGAGCGGAAGTGGTCCGAGGCGCGGGAGGTGAAGACCTGGGTCTTTCCGGCGAGGCGGCGGAAGGCCCGGGACGAGACAATGCGGTCTCTATCTCGTTGGTATGGGGTGCGATACGGGTGCGGAGGAGCCGGAAAGACACGGCTCAGCAAGGGGTCGGATGGCCGCCCTGACGAGGAGGCGCCGACCCCCGGCTCGAATACGGCGCAGAGGCTGGTGGAGGTAGACATTTCACTATGAGTGTAAACGTCTGCTTGGAAGTGGGGCGCATACAGCGTCCAAGACCGCACGAAGTGCCATCCGTCCGGTGTTAGGACGCTTTTGTTGTTGTGGTGGATTAGTGGGCTTCGGTGGGGGCTCCGCCTACCTTGAAGTTTTTGGTGAGCAGTACTAACGGGACAGAGGCCAGGGTGATGAGGCCGATGACGAAAAAGCAGTCCATGAAGGCGAGAAAGTGGGTCTGGGACTGGAGTTGGGCGTAGTAGCGGGCGTAGGCGGCACTGAGGGCGTCGGTGTGGGAGAAGCCCTGCGTCTGGAGGTAGGCGGCGGTCTGTTTGACGCCGTTCTGTAGTGGCGCGGAGGAGGCCGTGATGTTGGCCCCGACGATGGACTGGTGGAAGTTCTGGCGGCGGTCGCTCACGGCAGTGACGAAGGCGATGCCGAAGCTGCCGCCCCAGTTGCGGAAGAAGTTGGTGAGCGAAGAGGCGCGGCCGTTCTGGTCGGG
This is a stretch of genomic DNA from Granulicella sp. WH15. It encodes these proteins:
- the dgt gene encoding dGTP triphosphohydrolase; this translates as MSTSTSLCAVFEPGVGASSSGRPSDPLLSRVFPAPPHPYRTPYQRDRDRIVSSRAFRRLAGKTQVFTSRASDHFRSRLTHTIEVVQIARSVAAALGLNEDLAEVLALVHDIGHPPFGHAGERALDRCLQKHGRRFDHNLHALRIVEHFEQRYAAHRGLNLTLGVREGIIKHSRDYLAFDHPELAEYFLDQSPPLEAQIIDLADEIAYLTADLDDGVESGLLEIEHIRENVRILKRCYNTVEREHPGVEAKFLFNEALQLMQNILTNDLIENTRRNVAALGATSLEAIRRHPHRLATFSPEVESERLQEKQYLYDTLYTCEALEREHDKAEEVVTALFEFWIENPDQLPEGYREEIEAEGLARTVADYIAGMTDAYILLQYAQVKRFVRR